In Lolium rigidum isolate FL_2022 chromosome 7, APGP_CSIRO_Lrig_0.1, whole genome shotgun sequence, the DNA window GGCCTTTGAAAAGTTCTCAACCTTCAATTATCACTTTTGGGATTCATACTTTCTGCAAAATATGCATTTTGCAAGTCTTCACTATAATATTTACTCTATTTGCAGGAGATATTCCAAAAGGTCTATTTGCTTTACCGGCGATGTTACAGTTGGACCTTTCATTAAACCAACTTTCTGGACCAATACAAGAGTTTGATGCACTATATTCCTGCATGAAAGTTGTTGATTTGAGTGAAAATAAAATTAGTGGACAGATTCCTGCATCAatctttcaagtcacaagttTGCTTGACCTGGATCTTCACTCAAATAACTTAACAGGTTCAGTACAACTGAGTTCACTTTCAAAGTTAAGAAAACTTGTTAGCTTGGATCTCTCAAACAATAGGTTATCCGTCATGGATGGCAAAGGCAGAAAAACCACAGTACCCTTACTTCCTGAACTCATGGAATTAGGACTTGCGTCTTGCAACATGAAAACAATTCCTAGATTCTTGATGAATCTGAATCATATCGTAATTTTGGACCTTTCAAGCAACAAAATAAGTGGGACTATACCCAAATGGATATGGGAGACGTGGGATGATAGCCTTACAAGTGTAAATCTATCACACAACATATTCACATATATACAACTGACTTCATATGTTCTCCCCAACAGTCATTTGGATTCTCTGGATCTCAGTTTCAATAGACTTCAGGGCCATATCCCAATGCCAAACATGCTGCAAACAGTTGGAAATTTACCTCAGGTTTTGGATTATTCAAACAATAGATTCTCTTCTGTTATGCCAAACTTCACTGTTTATCTTAGCCAAACTGCATATCTCAAATTGTCAAAAAATAAGCTAACTGGGCCTATACCGCATTCAGTCTGCAACTCACGCAACCTTGAAGTCCTTGACCTGTCATACAACCACTTCAGTGGACTGATACCATCATGTCTGATAGAACATGGTCACCTGAGTATATTAAATTTGAGGGAGAATCAGTTTGAAGGAACATTTCCTTATAATGTTAGTGAGCACTGTAACCTTCAAACAATAGATTTACATGGCAATAAGATTCAAGGGCAGCTTCCTAGGTCTCTTTCCAACTGCGCTGACCTGGAGATTCTTGACATTGGAAACAATCAGATTGTTGATACTTTCCCATCTTGGCTGAGTAGGCTTTCTAATCTACATGTCCTTGTTTTAAGATCCAACCGGTTTTATGGCTCACTTCTTCATCTTTCTAGAGATAGCAAATTTGAAGAATATTTCCCAAAGTTAAAAATCATTGATATAGCCTCAAACAACTTCTCTGGCAATTTGGATCAACGATGCTTCGAGAGGTTGACATCTATGATGGAAAAGTTCGATGACACAGGAAGTATTTCACGTCATTATATTTCATACAGAGATGTGTACTACCAAAACATTGTTGCAATCACAAACAAAGGGCATTATATGACATTTGGAAAATTCTTGACTACCTTAACCGCAATTGACTTCTCAAATAATGCATTAGATGGTGACATTCCTGAAACAATTGGAATGCTAGTGTCACTACATACATTGAGCATGTCACGTAATGCATTTACGGGCAGGATTCCACCAAAAATTGGTGAGATGCGTCAGTTGGAATCACTGGACCTGTCCTGGAACAAGCTTTCTGGAGGGATTCCATCAGAGCTAACAAATTTAACATTTCTTGCCACCTTGAACTTGTGCGAAAACAAGCTGGATGGAAGTATACCACAGTCACATCAGTTTGCGACATTTGAGAACTCTTCGTATGAAGGGAATACAGGGCTCTGTGGACCGCCTCTGTCCAAACCATGTGGCAGTTCGAGTAATACAAATGAGACACACGTGAACATATCTGAAGATCATgtcgattttattttgtttctgttTATTGGGGTGGGCTTTGGCGTTGGATTCGCAGCAGGTCTTTTGATGAAATGGGGTCAAATCGGCAAATGGTTTCGGATTGTGTGAACATGGTCTGAAGGCACAGGACTGGCTGTCGGTACAGTTATGCTATTATTGGAGGGAGCTATAAGTTGTAATATGCTGCCCTATAGGCTCATACTTATATCTTAACATCTATATTCAATCacctctgtattttcatgtaATGTAATGTTGTCTGAAGACACAACACGGACTGCCAGTACAGTTATGCTATTGCCGGAGGTGGCTATAAGTTGTAATATACGACCCTGTGCGAGCTCATACTTATATCTTATCATCTGTCATAATTTGTGTGTTCTCATGTTTTATATAATGTTGTCAGCACATTGTATGCTTATACAGAAGCAATTGCTGAATTGCTAGTGCTAATTGCTACAATCAATTAGAAGGGAGATGCCCGAATACACAGTGACATCATGGCATGGTATATCACTGGATGCACGAGTCCGTTTGGTACCTGAAACAGATATTGGTTGAGCTGGTCATCACATCAAGGAGTGCTCCTAGCGCTTCAACGAACTGCCAGAGTTCATCCACATCCGCTTCCTCATCCCCTTCCAGAACAGCTAGCAGAACACATCGGCAGAAATTAAATTAATCGGCCAAAATTGATTAACCGAGTTGCAGCTATAGCCATCTCGTGCTTAAGATGAAATTGATAGAGGATCGATGAGAAGGGATGAGACATATGTACCCGTTGGAAGCAACGGCGAGCTCCGGCGAAGGGGTCACCGTATTTGGCCCAGAAATCCTAGCAGTCGCGAGGGCCCTCGAGAAGGCTGGAAGTGCTGCGGCTGTCGAACCCGTTGCCCGTTTGCGGTCGACGGCGAcgaccgacgaggggcccactgtGAGAATCTTCTGTGTTAGCCGTAGAAAACAACTAGAGTAGTAGTTTTAAATGGGCACTGTCCTAGACTCCTAGCTAGATATCAACCCAAAACCAAGTTTTTTTTTCTCCATTACCCACCTGGCCACCTTTTAACTAGAGCCACGtttgaaccaaaaaaaaaattattgtgtGCAATCCTTTCCACCAAAATTCTCATCGGATTGGTAAAATCCACCATCACCCATATATTTGCATCTTAGTATTGGCAGCTAAGGTCCTTAGCCCCACTTTCCAGTTTGTAAATCAATTTATTTAGCAAGCAAATATTTCTAAcactttttcgataaagagcatatataatattgtaaagataccaattacacctagtctCTACAACAATATCACGCCCTAATGACATAAagaatgcacacaaccaaaaaagaagagaagaattaaaaatgaaaagtccCCACATAGAGATCGAAAACTTGAAAAaacaacactgacaccaccaagacaacaccagaagaccAGTTTCTCCATAAGCAACGTCTCCGAGAAGTAAACAGTGCACAAACACTGTCATCGCCCGATCAtaaatcttaggttttcaccctgaacaaAGTCCTCactcacaaaacaatgccttcaacaagaacattatcaggcacaaccaattaaggccagaccttggattttcaccctgaaagatagaactctgaacttctcctatgtagtcgcccccacatacaagtcgttgtttgaagtcacgaagcaccaagacaattccacctcaccaccaagatccgatcaccattgctcttccaccgatctcggctttcATAACCTTCTCTGcgacaccatggaaagaaaacgagctccatgatattaacgatCGGCAGAGTTTCGAAGCGCACCCTTTGAAACCAAAGGGTCAaataaaaaaacatgggtgcgcaggaCCGAAAAcatccaatccagcaatcttcatgcATTGATCGCATACTGAATTTCGCCCGcagggccttccggaacacgacaatccagccagcctggtgggaagaagcttcgaccgatcttcacttggcgcgagagaaaTCCGAGGACCACCACCATTATTCGCAAGACTAGCACCCCCCTCGCCGACGGTCAACTACCAACCATATCGGAAGACATGGAGAGGGCAGTCCAGCACGGCCCGACGGTGTGGCAAGGACCAACACCAGAACCGCACCTGCCCAGACTTACCAAATCCAGATCTTGGCCGAAACTCTAGATCGGTTCGAGGCGGCGCAGAGCACCACCGCGCGGACGGGCGCCAGCGGCGCACCACCCTTTCCTTGTTGCCGGTCCGGTGGAGGCGCTCTGGCCCTGGCCACGCCCAGCCGCACCGCCCATGGCCCTCCGTCGCCGCCCATCAACTCCCTTGAACAGGCCGAGAAAACCACCTCCCCGCATAGGTAGGAATGTTGTCCGGACATGCATCAATCAAGACGAGACCTAGCTCCTGAAGATGCCTGAGCATTAAAGCCCTTATCCAGTCTTTTATCAATTTTCTTAGCCATAAAATCCAGCTTTTTACCTAAAAATAAATATGTATTGACGTATTTATTCAATTCgattcccgggtgcgtatgctccctctaccaaaaaaacatattttgaaatatcaaaaaaaataacaaaactttttaaatgtacatcttcataatatatgttcattcgtcaagtttcacgaaaaaccaatagttttatggtctatgtaaaaaagagaaaacttatcttgtgaaaaatattatttttagcactgagttttgtcttttttacacacgtcacatgacaagtcaaATTTTTACgtaacaactttgtaagcgtgtagcacaagaagatgtacatgtgaattttttgtttcaatttttttgaaatacaaaatatATGTACGATGTATTTCAAAATAgatggagcatatgctcccatgttccaaaacaccactccttaTTGACGGAAATATATATGTTTGCGAGTTGGAGGTAGGTTCAGCAAAGTGCTACTTCATTCAGGCATGGGTTAGCCTTATGTGACGTGCTTTGTTGCTGCAGGGTCTATATAGAGGAAAATAATACTGACATAGTCACCTTAAACCCGCTAGATGTTGATAATCTGTTTTATTTTTGAGCTTCAATCTGGAGATGGGAGCAGTGATTCTTAACGTTAGTGCGCCACACGAATAAAAGTAGGAAGAGTGTTCCCTCACGACTACACATTACAATAAAAGTAGGAGGAGCTTTCCCTAGTCAAAGCAAAATCTTGGAATACTCGTACGTCTTATTCATTGGAATAGAGCAGTGCAACATTCAACTTAATCATACCAAGTTTTAACcgtgaattttgatttttttaaattaaacCCGAAATCAGTTTCTTCATGTTTTGATTACAATCAGCAAAATCTACATCATTTGACTAAATTGATTACTGTTTTCAATTCCTAAAAAATACGTCACTGACTCACAAAACGGAAATCTCATCTAAATACGATGAAAATTTTACTCGCAACGTCCAAGTTTCATCTAACAAATGAAAGAAGAAAAAGAGTATAATTTGTCTGCACCAACCGACTAGAATGACAGGCAGATCAGCAATTGCCACTAAGTTGTCTTCAGTAACTTGTCCTGAATTTCGTGCGCCGTGATGATTTTCCAATCTGTTAGTGTGACGGACCTCTATACTTTGCAACACTGCTTTTCCTATGTATTTTCTGCATGAGAAGTGCTTCAGTTCAGAGTACGGAAATCTTACAATCCGACTACCATTGACGCCAACAGCGACTGTCTGTTTTGTCAGCAGAGAAACGGGGAACTATTTCTctcttggctatacgttgttagatagAATATAAAACCTCTCTTTACTTTTTAGCAAAAAGTTTCACGCTTTGCGCATGACTCAAACTCAGGTTGGGCAGGTTCAACCCCTTGAACTTTAGCTACTGAGCTAGGGCTCAGTTCTCGTCATGGGTAAAACCATGAAGGAAGCCATCTAAGTTAGCCCAGTACTGAAGAATTTTCTGCGTTTGTCCATGAAGACCCGTTGTTATATTTTTTTCTTGCTGCCGTGGCTCCGTTTTCTGGTTTTTGACATATAATTTCATAGTTCTGTAACTGCAAATAAAAGTGAGCTTCTGAATGCGTTTGTACAGGAAGGTTGTGTTTGCGTGAAGTGAAAAAGAGTAAATTCCTGTTTTTACCTATTAGTTTAATATTTTTGGCGCTATCCTATTTTGAAATTTTTCATGCTAATTAAACCATTTAGTAAAAGTTGTGCTAATTTTTACCCCATGAAATTTGGTTGCATTGGACAGGTTGGTTCCGGTTCCAGGTGACATGGCACCTGGACTGGTTTTCTTCTCAGCCTGGTCTTTAATATCTTAAGTACTTTGTATGTGTGCTCTGTTTTAACCTACTCCTATGTAAAACTTATGTGATCTCTACTAATTTGAAGCAAGGCCTTTTCTCTGTGTTTTATCAAAAATTGGTACACGAGACACTAGAAGCAAGGGgttctaagactagtcacaatgggaagtatcatacactagtatcatgcacatgatactagtttatgatagtacccccacaatgcatagtatcataacatagtatcatagtatcatcatatttaatgttttgtaaaatctcaatgcaaatttgtgtacatgatgtgtttgccattaaattttctagttttacgtgctatgatacggtatcatattatgataccactctcatctctcacctcattaattggtgcgccacatcagatttttgccaacatggcatgcataatactgcttatgatactcccattgtggctagtctaatggcattgtcgtttatcgacgtttgagTCACAAGTAAAGTTAATATCACTATTAAAAACGCCTAATACTTTGAGCGTGAAAACACTCGGTTGCGGCCTTCAGGGGAATACATTCATGCAACATCTATTGAACTCTGGAGCGGAGTAGCTTTAAAAATGAACATTTGGCTAGAAGTTCACTGTCGACTACGCTGCCTACCACCTCAACCATCTGAAAAAATCCCAGTACATGGTATTAATTTTTGGCTTTGATCTCCGCTGAACCAAGGGTACAAGCACATTCAATCACCACGCAATGTAACCGAAATTGATCCTTGTCAAAGAATTAACGCATGGGCTTAGTTTCCGACGCCTCCCAATCCTAGGTCTTGCCCTCGGGAAGAAGGCTGCATGGAAGGTGCTCGCTCGCGCTACCACTCGCGCATCGCCGCATACATACACTTCTCCGGCCCTCTGTTTCTCACTTTCTCGGCTCTTCACATCTGCTTCTTCTTTTAAAATGGTTACCGTCCGTGCAATCATGCAGCTGCAGCAGATGTACATAACTCAAACTCTTTATAAGTAGTAAGTACATGTCTGTGTTGACACTCTGTACTTCCGCGTTTTTGTTTTCCAGTCCAGTCAAAATAAAATGCACACAAGAGAGTTTTCTTTTAAAACAAATCAGGTTTCAACACAAGAGAAGGTTCTTGTTATTTTTCGAAAAGGGGAATGGAGCCCTGGCATCTTCATTAAAGCGATGCATATGGTTTTTATTTAGATTTTATTAAACAAAGATCTCACGAAAACATACAtcgtgaaacccaaaaccaccacaCAACACTTACAAACACGATAATGAGTGCAAAAACATATCGTCGGGGCATAGGTCGGGACATAGGCCCTAAAAACACAACAAACATCACATAAGCTAAAAAGCACAGGAGGCATCGCCGAGTCACTTATGGCGAAACAGAAACACACAACCGGTGTAGCAGACCATCCACACGAGCGCCTCATGCTCTCGCTTCGAAGCTGTCACCTCCATCAACCACTAGTTCATCTTTAAGGTAGAGTTGCGCATAGTCCCTAGCAGGCCTCCTAGCACCACCGTCCGGCAGTTACTCCCAAAAACAATGCCCTCAAGAGGGAGAGCAACGCCAGCTACGCTGCCCTTGTCCGATCCGAGATactcggatctagggttttcccctCGAAGCAACTTGAGTGAAATGGAAGCAGACCGCAGTGACGATGCATTCAACAAGGAAATGGTGTCCTCGTCTACCCAAAGCGTAGTCGTAGCATGATTTTCACCGGAGGATACGCCACCCCAATCACCATCGGGACAGCCGGCCGACCACCTCCAGCAGAGGAGGAAGCAACCACAAACTCATTGATGAGGCCGCCGCCAACTCCCATCACCGGGGCAAATGCTAACAGCCATGATGGAGAGGAGTGCCACGAGGGGGTGGGGAGGGGCGCCAGGCTTGCCGGCCACCGCCACTCTCGACCCCGCTGCCAAAGGATCCGCATCGGCAGCAATCAGGGGTGGCCTCGCCGCCATCTGCGTCACTAGAGAACCCACCCGATCGCCGGCGACCTTCGACATGGTGGTAGCCGCAACCAGGGGCGTCAGGCCGCAGATCAACCTCTCGGCCGGTGCCGCTACCCCAGATCCCGCCCTAGATCTCACATCATCGTTCAACGACCAATCCTGCCACCGGCTAATGATGCAATGTCGCCGATCCATTGCTGCCTCCGCACACACAATGCATGAGAGGGAGCCCGCCGTCACCAACATCCCCTGTCTTTTCCCAGGCGCGCGCACCAACAACTACGGGAGAGAGGTTGACGGAGAGGAGGGTGACGAGGTGGTGGCAGCAAGGGCTCTTCCCGTGGGGGTGGGGGCTATGTGGGGGAACAGTGAAGATCCTGTTTGATGGAGTACAACTCACCATGCCTAGCCGTAATGCTTCCTAGTTGCTACAACTTTATCTTTGTATAAGGTTCCTCTTGGATAGTAAACCCTCGTGAGGGAAAACTGCCTCTGGGGTCGCTCGCGCGGGCGACTCCGGGGGCATCCCTAACCCTAGCCAAAAGAGACTCCACATCGTGCACCCCCAGGCCGCCGCCGGTGATGGTGGTGTGCGGCAcccagtgtcaacacccggatttttaagtccagatgcctattatgccttacatcgcaatcccaggaatattgttgttgcgagacataatagttgaatatcatagagtcatcatttattacaacacataatcgtcttacaaaggtagatcacatgatccaatattacaatagtagttgatctatcgatcaacgaacatcacaaatagcggaagcgaagtagtagtggctatctaatccacaggccaacgcttgacgtcgggagcggtcctagttgtcgtagacgtcccgctgtccatcttcctcgtactcgctgttcaccttcatagtctggccatttgaatagccagggacaaagccatgagtacttttaaagtactcgtaaactaatactagtgtaagcactattaattctagtaaggggatactaagctctaggtttatttgcataaagccaagtttattccataaacatttagaaaagactcttcatttgctaaactaactcaagtgggaaccttagtgtcattcccacaactcgttgtgattcaatttaaagtcaccattcacctttcaaattcaagtcccaagtcatatgtcacattttttaaaatggtccgatgacggaacaagtatggcctttccaaccgtccataaccgtggacacggctattcgaatagttctacactcgcagaggtcgtacacttgtgccacaacatttgcaataatccgtcagggttaatcggccctgatttaccatactccgtatgcggactaccaaccataacctttcacttacatactctagtatgagcacctctccccatgagcttggcctcccggtggaa includes these proteins:
- the LOC124679328 gene encoding receptor-like protein 35; its protein translation is MACATLLLALFILVQLYSLATSTSHGHGNTTASFCHPDQVAALLQLKQSFIFDYSTNTLPSWQPGTDCCLWEGVGCDDGVSGGGHVTVLDLGGHGLYSYGFHAALFDLTSLHYLDLSMNDFGGSHIPIAGFERLPKLTHLNLSCSKLYGQIPITIGKLTSLVSLDLSSVYSITPTNEITNIYAILDGYNNLLLREPSFGTLVENLTNLKELYLDGVDISSSEEWCSGLGKAVPHLQVLSMVNCKLYGPIHPSLSSLRSLTVINLKFNWISGTVPEFLSEFLNLSILQLANNNFSGWFPQKIFQLKNIRVLDVSGNEQLAGNISKFPSGASLEILNLWYTNFSSIKLSSFSNLLSLRELGFTGNSISMEPTDLLFNKPESLQNLQLSFDKFSGELGPFFSWIRTLKNLTSLQLYYCYSSKIMPPVIGNLTNLTSLVISYCGFLGQIPSSIGNLDKLTSLKISDCAFSGTIPHSIGNLKNLRSLDISYNHLSGPITTDIGQLSELTELILKGSRFSGSIPSTIVNLSQLVYLDLSENDLRGDIPKGLFALPAMLQLDLSLNQLSGPIQEFDALYSCMKVVDLSENKISGQIPASIFQVTSLLDLDLHSNNLTGSVQLSSLSKLRKLVSLDLSNNRLSVMDGKGRKTTVPLLPELMELGLASCNMKTIPRFLMNLNHIVILDLSSNKISGTIPKWIWETWDDSLTSVNLSHNIFTYIQLTSYVLPNSHLDSLDLSFNRLQGHIPMPNMLQTVGNLPQVLDYSNNRFSSVMPNFTVYLSQTAYLKLSKNKLTGPIPHSVCNSRNLEVLDLSYNHFSGLIPSCLIEHGHLSILNLRENQFEGTFPYNVSEHCNLQTIDLHGNKIQGQLPRSLSNCADLEILDIGNNQIVDTFPSWLSRLSNLHVLVLRSNRFYGSLLHLSRDSKFEEYFPKLKIIDIASNNFSGNLDQRCFERLTSMMEKFDDTGSISRHYISYRDVYYQNIVAITNKGHYMTFGKFLTTLTAIDFSNNALDGDIPETIGMLVSLHTLSMSRNAFTGRIPPKIGEMRQLESLDLSWNKLSGGIPSELTNLTFLATLNLCENKLDGSIPQSHQFATFENSSYEGNTGLCGPPLSKPCGSSSNTNETHVNISEDHVDFILFLFIGVGFGVGFAAGLLMKWGQIGKWFRIV